A genome region from Ottowia testudinis includes the following:
- a CDS encoding DUF1841 family protein, with protein sequence MFAPSQADVRRFFCSAWSKRQAGQPMETIETLAAGWIAEHPEWHADFGDAEAAVARDYGDGAVGGNPFLHLSMHLSISEQCSIDQPRGIRQAVELLAARRGDLHAAHHEVMECLGQMLADAQASGSAPDGDAYIACVQRRATRAAGHAR encoded by the coding sequence ATGTTTGCCCCCTCTCAAGCCGACGTTCGCCGCTTTTTCTGTAGCGCCTGGTCCAAGCGCCAGGCGGGCCAACCGATGGAAACCATCGAAACGCTGGCCGCAGGCTGGATCGCCGAGCACCCCGAGTGGCACGCCGATTTCGGCGACGCCGAAGCGGCCGTGGCGCGCGATTACGGCGATGGCGCGGTGGGCGGCAACCCGTTTCTGCATCTATCGATGCACCTGTCGATCAGCGAGCAGTGCAGCATCGACCAGCCGCGCGGCATCCGACAGGCGGTGGAACTGCTGGCCGCGCGCCGCGGCGACCTGCACGCCGCGCACCACGAGGTGATGGAATGCCTGGGCCAGATGCTGGCCGATGCGCAAGCCAGCGGCAGCGCGCCCGACGGCGACGCGTATATCGCCTGCGTGCAGCGGCGTGCGACGCGCGCCGCAGGCCACGCCAGATGA
- a CDS encoding c-type cytochrome: MKTTLSPMFAAIVVALGAALPAQAQVTGDAKAGEGKIAMCIGCHGIIGYQSSFPEVYKVPRIAGQNAKYIASVLDSYKKGDRKHPSMRGIATTLTEQDIADVAAFYEQQGKVEGAADLPAPREPSAQVAQLLQKGACVSCHGDNYSKPIDLGYPKIAGQHPDYLFVALKSYRDNTNHTWGRSNPVMGGMVKQFSNAELKAMANYIGSLPGELKTVPESRFR, encoded by the coding sequence ATGAAAACGACTCTGTCTCCGATGTTCGCTGCCATCGTCGTCGCTTTGGGCGCCGCGTTGCCGGCCCAGGCCCAGGTCACCGGCGATGCCAAGGCTGGTGAAGGCAAGATCGCCATGTGCATCGGTTGTCACGGCATCATCGGCTACCAGTCGAGCTTTCCCGAGGTCTACAAGGTGCCCAGGATCGCCGGGCAGAACGCCAAATACATCGCCTCGGTGCTGGACAGCTATAAAAAGGGCGATCGCAAGCATCCCAGCATGCGCGGTATCGCGACCACGCTGACCGAGCAGGACATCGCCGACGTTGCGGCCTTTTACGAGCAGCAGGGCAAGGTCGAAGGCGCTGCCGATCTGCCCGCGCCGCGCGAGCCGAGCGCACAGGTGGCGCAACTGCTGCAAAAAGGCGCCTGCGTGTCGTGCCACGGTGACAACTATTCGAAACCGATCGACCTCGGCTACCCCAAGATCGCCGGCCAACATCCCGACTACCTGTTCGTGGCGCTCAAGTCTTATCGCGACAACACGAACCATACCTGGGGCCGCAGCAACCCGGTCATGGGAGGCATGGTCAAGCAGTTTTCAAATGCGGAGCTGAAAGCCATGGCCAACTACATCGGCAGCTTGCCGGGCGAACTCAAGACCGTGCCGGAGTCGCGCTTCCGTTGA
- a CDS encoding AAA family ATPase: MKFQGSENYVATQDLMLAVNAAITLKRPLLVKGEPGTGKTMLAEEVAEALKLPLLQWHIKSTTKAQQGLYEYDAVSRLRDSQLGDDKVKDIHNYIVKGVLWQAFTADEPVALLIDEIDKADIEFPNDLLRELDRMEFHCYETRETVRAKHRPVVFITSNNEKELPDAFLRRCFFHYIKFPEPETMRQIVDVHFPNLKKELLGAAMKVFYDVRGLPGLKKKPSTSELLDWLKLLVAEDIPLEALQSADSKVSVPPLVGALLKNEQDVTLFEKLVFMNQRNR; the protein is encoded by the coding sequence ATGAAATTCCAAGGCTCCGAAAACTACGTCGCCACACAAGATCTGATGCTGGCCGTCAACGCCGCCATCACGCTCAAGCGCCCGCTGCTCGTCAAGGGCGAGCCCGGCACCGGCAAGACCATGCTGGCCGAGGAAGTGGCCGAGGCGCTGAAGCTGCCGCTGCTGCAATGGCACATCAAGAGCACCACCAAGGCGCAGCAAGGCCTGTATGAATACGACGCCGTCAGCCGTCTGCGCGACAGCCAGCTGGGCGACGACAAGGTCAAGGACATCCACAACTACATCGTCAAAGGCGTGCTGTGGCAGGCTTTCACCGCCGACGAGCCGGTGGCGCTGCTCATTGACGAGATCGACAAGGCCGACATCGAATTTCCCAACGACCTGCTGCGCGAGCTCGACCGCATGGAGTTCCACTGCTACGAGACGCGCGAGACCGTGCGCGCCAAGCACCGCCCGGTGGTGTTCATCACCTCGAACAACGAAAAAGAGCTGCCCGACGCCTTCTTGCGCCGCTGCTTCTTTCACTACATCAAGTTCCCCGAGCCCGAGACGATGCGGCAGATCGTCGACGTGCACTTCCCGAACCTGAAGAAGGAACTGCTCGGCGCCGCGATGAAGGTGTTCTACGACGTGCGCGGCCTGCCGGGCTTGAAGAAAAAACCTTCCACCAGCGAACTGCTCGACTGGCTGAAGCTGCTGGTGGCCGAAGACATTCCGCTCGAAGCCCTGCAAAGCGCCGACAGCAAGGTCAGCGTACCGCCGCTGGTGGGCGCGCTGCTGAAGAACGAGCAGGACGTGACCCTGTTCGAGAAGCTGGTGTTCATGAACCAGCGCAACCGCTGA
- a CDS encoding threonine ammonia-lyase, translated as MPVAPTLSLPDIEAAHERLRARVLETPVWRWQTGAAAALGDTAIWLKLELWQKTGTFKLRGALNVMDQLGSAELARGVTAVSAGNHAMAVAQAAQMVGTSAKLVMLAHSSPARVDFCRALGAEVLQAPDIHTAFAWADRIQQDEGRCLIHPFEGPGTALGTAGVGLELMRQLPQLDAVVVPVGGGGLCAGIAAAVKQIKPGCKVYGVEPAGANSMQRSLAAGSPQKLAQVSTIADSLGAPFALPYSFGLCQQYVDEVVTVTDDALRAAMLTLFTDMKLVCEPATAASTAALLGPLRQRLQGQVVGLIVCGANIDAARFSQLIQKQDASA; from the coding sequence ATGCCTGTCGCACCCACGCTTTCGTTGCCCGACATTGAAGCCGCCCATGAGCGCCTGCGCGCCCGCGTGCTTGAAACGCCCGTGTGGCGCTGGCAAACCGGCGCCGCCGCCGCGCTGGGCGACACAGCCATCTGGCTGAAGCTGGAGCTGTGGCAAAAAACCGGCACCTTCAAGCTGCGCGGCGCGCTGAACGTGATGGACCAACTCGGCAGCGCCGAACTGGCCCGTGGCGTGACGGCCGTGAGCGCCGGCAACCACGCCATGGCGGTGGCGCAGGCGGCGCAGATGGTGGGCACCTCGGCCAAGCTGGTCATGCTGGCGCACTCCAGCCCGGCCCGCGTCGACTTCTGCCGCGCGCTGGGCGCCGAGGTGCTGCAAGCGCCCGACATCCACACCGCGTTTGCCTGGGCCGACCGCATTCAGCAGGACGAAGGGCGCTGCCTGATTCACCCCTTCGAAGGGCCCGGCACGGCGCTGGGCACGGCCGGCGTGGGCCTTGAATTGATGCGCCAGCTGCCGCAGCTGGACGCCGTGGTCGTGCCCGTTGGTGGTGGCGGGCTGTGCGCGGGCATTGCCGCGGCGGTCAAGCAGATCAAGCCCGGCTGCAAGGTGTACGGCGTTGAGCCCGCCGGCGCCAACAGCATGCAGCGCAGCCTGGCGGCGGGCAGTCCGCAGAAGCTGGCGCAGGTCAGCACCATCGCCGACAGCCTGGGCGCACCCTTTGCCCTGCCCTACTCCTTTGGCCTGTGCCAGCAATACGTGGATGAAGTCGTCACCGTGACCGACGACGCCCTGCGCGCCGCCATGCTCACGCTGTTCACCGACATGAAACTGGTGTGCGAGCCGGCCACCGCCGCCTCCACCGCCGCGCTGCTGGGGCCATTGCGCCAGCGCCTGCAAGGCCAGGTGGTGGGCCTGATCGTGTGCGGCGCCAACATCGACGCAGCGCGCTTTTCCCAACTGATCCAGAAGCAGGACGCCTCCGCATGA
- a CDS encoding GNAT family N-acetyltransferase, which produces MTAATPFVTPVTLRQHGVRLEPLAPSHEAGLRAAAADGELWKIRVTSVPEPQDTRAYIDTALQMRADGHRFAFAVVDEASGTVLGSTSYHDIVPVIRRVEIGYTWYRQSVQRTHVNTTCKLLMMGHAFDTLGCAVVGWRTDNFNFASQRAIERLGARRDGVIRHHALRRDGTVRDTVMYSMTAGEWPEAKAQLLYLLKQRTQH; this is translated from the coding sequence ATGACGGCAGCCACGCCCTTCGTTACACCCGTCACGCTGCGCCAGCACGGTGTTCGGCTGGAGCCGCTGGCGCCCTCGCACGAGGCCGGCCTGCGCGCGGCCGCCGCCGACGGCGAGCTGTGGAAGATTCGCGTCACCAGCGTGCCCGAGCCGCAGGACACGCGCGCCTATATCGACACCGCCCTGCAAATGCGCGCCGACGGCCACCGCTTCGCCTTCGCCGTTGTCGATGAAGCCAGCGGCACCGTGCTGGGCAGCACCAGCTACCACGACATCGTGCCGGTCATCCGGCGCGTGGAGATCGGCTACACCTGGTATCGCCAGAGCGTGCAGCGCACGCACGTCAACACCACGTGCAAGTTGCTGATGATGGGCCACGCCTTTGACACCCTGGGCTGCGCGGTGGTGGGTTGGCGCACCGACAACTTCAACTTTGCCAGCCAGCGCGCCATCGAGCGCCTGGGCGCGCGCCGGGACGGCGTGATCCGCCACCACGCGCTGCGCCGCGACGGCACCGTGCGCGACACCGTGATGTACAGCATGACCGCCGGCGAATGGCCCGAGGCAAAAGCCCAGTTGCTCTATTTATTGAAGCAACGCACACAGCATTGA
- a CDS encoding vWA domain-containing protein: MLIDFFYTLRAAKLPVSVKEFLTLLEALQADVVGPRQPDACSIDDFYYLARTALVKDEKHFDKFDRAFAAYFKGVEQIADFRKEIPADWLRKVLEKELTPEQKAAIEKMGWDELMETLKKRLEEQKERHEGGSKWIGTGGTSPFGHGGYNPQGIRIGGKGQNKSAVKVWDQRAYRDYDDSQELGTRNIKVALRRLRRFARQGNELELDLPDTIRSTAANAGWLDIKMVPERHNTVKVLLLMDVGGTMDEHIARVEELFSAAKAEMKHLEFYYFHNCVYDFMWRNNRRRFAEKFATWDIIRKYNKDYKLIFVGDATMSPYEILQPGGSVEYNNEEPGAEWLQRLTHAFPKFAWINPEPQGVWQYRQSIAIIQQLMGQRMFPLTLKGLEDAMRMLSK, encoded by the coding sequence ATGCTGATCGACTTTTTCTACACGCTGCGCGCGGCCAAGCTGCCGGTGTCGGTCAAGGAATTTTTGACCCTGCTTGAAGCCCTTCAGGCCGACGTGGTCGGCCCGCGCCAGCCCGACGCCTGCTCGATCGACGACTTCTACTATCTCGCGCGCACCGCGCTGGTCAAGGACGAAAAGCACTTCGACAAGTTCGACCGCGCCTTTGCCGCCTACTTCAAGGGCGTGGAACAGATCGCCGACTTTCGCAAGGAAATCCCAGCCGATTGGCTGCGCAAGGTGCTTGAAAAAGAGCTGACGCCCGAGCAGAAAGCCGCCATCGAGAAGATGGGCTGGGACGAGCTGATGGAGACCTTGAAGAAGCGCCTGGAAGAGCAGAAAGAGCGCCACGAAGGCGGCAGCAAGTGGATCGGCACCGGCGGCACCAGCCCGTTTGGCCACGGCGGCTACAACCCGCAGGGCATCCGCATCGGCGGCAAGGGGCAGAACAAAAGCGCGGTGAAGGTGTGGGACCAGCGCGCCTACCGCGACTACGACGACAGCCAGGAGCTGGGCACGCGCAATATCAAGGTCGCGCTGCGCCGCCTGCGCCGCTTTGCGCGCCAGGGCAACGAACTGGAGTTGGACTTGCCCGACACCATTCGCAGCACGGCGGCCAACGCCGGCTGGCTCGACATCAAGATGGTCCCTGAGCGCCACAACACCGTGAAGGTGCTGCTGCTGATGGATGTGGGTGGCACCATGGATGAGCACATCGCCCGCGTGGAAGAGCTGTTTTCAGCCGCCAAGGCCGAGATGAAGCACCTGGAGTTCTATTACTTCCACAACTGCGTGTACGACTTCATGTGGCGCAACAACCGGCGCCGCTTTGCCGAGAAATTTGCCACCTGGGACATCATCCGCAAGTACAACAAGGACTACAAGCTCATCTTCGTGGGCGACGCCACCATGAGCCCCTACGAGATCCTGCAGCCGGGCGGCAGCGTGGAATACAACAACGAGGAGCCCGGCGCCGAATGGTTGCAGCGCCTGACGCACGCGTTCCCCAAGTTCGCCTGGATCAACCCCGAGCCGCAAGGCGTGTGGCAGTACCGCCAGAGCATTGCCATCATCCAGCAACTGATGGGCCAGCGCATGTTCCCGCTCACGCTCAAGGGGCTGGAAGACGCGATGCGGATGCTTTCAAAATGA
- a CDS encoding hemerythrin domain-containing protein, translated as MVTSAVSLPGFQSPAVGFEQPFEMLEACHERVQRSLALLARLVAYIDAKGHDASSRSAAGDVLRYFDIAGPHHHEDEERHLFPLLKEHADARVRGAVAQLQADHVEMHALWQRLRAVLLAWRDGEPAPAVTDAARTLARDFAAAYERHIPLEESLAYPAARTLLAAADLQRIGAEMAARRRA; from the coding sequence ATGGTGACCTCTGCCGTTTCGCTGCCCGGATTTCAATCGCCTGCCGTGGGATTCGAGCAGCCGTTCGAAATGCTCGAAGCCTGTCATGAGCGCGTGCAGCGCAGCCTGGCGTTGCTGGCGCGGCTGGTGGCGTACATCGATGCCAAGGGCCACGATGCGTCATCGCGCAGTGCGGCGGGCGACGTGCTGCGCTACTTCGACATTGCCGGCCCGCACCACCACGAAGACGAGGAGCGTCACCTGTTTCCGCTCTTGAAGGAACACGCCGATGCCCGCGTGCGGGGCGCCGTGGCGCAGCTGCAGGCCGATCACGTCGAGATGCACGCGCTGTGGCAGCGCCTGCGCGCCGTGCTGCTGGCCTGGCGCGACGGCGAACCGGCGCCTGCCGTGACCGACGCCGCCCGCACGCTGGCGCGCGACTTCGCCGCCGCTTATGAGCGCCATATCCCGCTGGAGGAGTCGCTGGCCTATCCGGCGGCACGCACGCTGCTGGCCGCTGCCGATCTGCAGCGCATCGGCGCGGAAATGGCGGCGCGCCGGCGCGCATGA
- a CDS encoding autotransporter assembly complex protein TamA: MRRLSADHTRLAAAMRRTDRANAVLSDKPGNYTQPVTDSRAPRRFPFVSAAALTLVLALPGCALLPGEPAKDGDTRAPATARSGQVGGAGDAPAVRAFDIRVDTADKDLRELVERHSELQRYRAVTDLDEAEFARLMALTERDVRNLLGTEGYFSPDVRVRREGVAGGKPTLVIAIEAGEPTRVERVNIEFEGDIAASPDAAAQRTDIVDQWSLDEGRRFTQDRWSSAKTGALRRLVERRYPRGRISYSVADVSTAAATAKLGVRLDSGPPFHLGPAVVQGAKRYPPELAERLSWLNPGDIYDQKKLVDAQQRLAGSGYYDSAYISIDPDGDPAAAPVNYTVTEAKRHKVQVGLGYSTDGGPRVSLEHRDNTVFGSSWRATTKLHLDRKAPLLQTELTGLPDANGWRWAGLARYMRQDDGELSTTSQTLRFGRMKAEERYDRNFYLQYDRASVTGSATRTSDATDALVGDGAAISANYAWTGRYFDSLPVPSRGYGLGGEIGAGMTTVGERKPFLRLQGRALGIVPVAGGASRLALRTELGAVLASDAARLPSTYLFRTGGDTSVRGYGYRRIGIDLGDNFVGPGRYMAVGSVEWQRPILQERFPGLLEHTLFVDVGGVANRVGDLRAHWGVGTGVRLITPVGPMQLDVAYGLKTKQFRLHMSVGFVF; this comes from the coding sequence ATGCGCCGATTGTCCGCCGATCACACGCGGCTTGCCGCCGCCATGCGGCGTACCGACAGGGCAAATGCGGTTTTGTCCGACAAACCCGGCAACTACACTCAACCGGTGACCGATTCACGCGCGCCGCGGCGCTTTCCCTTCGTTTCCGCCGCTGCCCTGACCTTGGTGCTGGCGTTGCCCGGTTGTGCTCTGCTTCCGGGCGAGCCGGCGAAAGACGGCGACACACGCGCCCCGGCGACGGCCCGATCCGGCCAAGTGGGCGGCGCGGGCGATGCGCCGGCAGTCCGTGCCTTCGACATTCGCGTCGACACGGCGGACAAGGATTTGCGCGAGCTGGTCGAACGCCACAGCGAATTGCAACGCTACCGCGCCGTCACCGACCTGGACGAGGCCGAGTTCGCGCGCCTGATGGCGCTCACCGAGCGCGACGTGCGCAACCTGCTGGGCACCGAGGGCTATTTCAGCCCCGACGTGCGCGTGCGGCGCGAGGGCGTGGCCGGGGGCAAGCCCACCCTAGTGATCGCCATCGAGGCCGGCGAGCCGACCAGGGTGGAGCGCGTGAACATCGAATTCGAGGGCGACATCGCCGCGTCGCCCGACGCGGCGGCGCAGCGCACCGATATCGTCGATCAATGGAGCCTGGATGAAGGCCGCCGCTTCACACAAGACCGCTGGTCGAGCGCCAAGACCGGCGCGCTGCGCCGGTTGGTGGAGCGGCGCTATCCGCGCGGGCGCATCAGCTACAGCGTGGCCGACGTGAGCACGGCAGCGGCCACCGCCAAGCTGGGCGTGCGGCTGGACTCGGGCCCGCCCTTTCACCTGGGGCCGGCCGTGGTGCAGGGTGCCAAGCGCTACCCGCCCGAGCTGGCCGAGCGCCTGTCGTGGCTCAATCCCGGCGACATCTACGACCAGAAGAAGTTGGTCGATGCGCAGCAGCGGCTGGCCGGCAGTGGCTATTACGACTCGGCCTACATCAGCATCGACCCCGACGGCGATCCGGCGGCCGCGCCGGTGAACTACACCGTGACCGAGGCCAAGCGCCACAAGGTGCAGGTGGGCCTGGGCTACAGCACCGACGGCGGCCCGCGCGTGTCGCTGGAGCACCGCGACAACACCGTATTCGGCAGCAGCTGGCGCGCCACCACCAAGCTGCACCTCGACCGCAAGGCACCCCTGTTGCAGACCGAGCTGACCGGCCTGCCCGATGCCAACGGCTGGCGCTGGGCTGGCCTGGCGCGCTACATGCGGCAGGACGACGGCGAGCTGTCCACCACCTCGCAGACGCTGCGCTTCGGCCGCATGAAGGCGGAAGAACGCTACGACCGCAACTTCTACCTGCAATACGATCGCGCCAGCGTCACCGGCTCGGCCACGCGCACCAGCGACGCCACCGACGCGCTGGTGGGCGACGGCGCCGCCATCAGCGCCAACTACGCCTGGACCGGGCGCTACTTCGACAGCCTGCCGGTGCCCTCGCGCGGTTACGGCCTCGGCGGCGAGATCGGCGCCGGCATGACCACCGTGGGCGAGCGCAAGCCCTTCCTGCGCCTGCAAGGCCGCGCGCTCGGCATCGTGCCGGTGGCGGGTGGCGCCAGCCGGCTGGCGCTGCGCACCGAGCTGGGCGCCGTGCTGGCCAGCGACGCGGCGCGCCTGCCCTCCACCTACCTGTTTCGCACCGGCGGCGACACCAGCGTGCGCGGCTATGGCTACCGCCGCATCGGTATCGATCTGGGCGACAACTTCGTCGGCCCCGGCCGCTACATGGCGGTGGGCAGCGTCGAATGGCAGCGGCCCATCCTGCAAGAGCGCTTTCCCGGTCTGTTGGAGCACACCCTGTTCGTCGACGTGGGCGGCGTGGCCAACCGCGTGGGCGACTTGCGCGCGCACTGGGGCGTGGGCACCGGCGTGCGCCTGATCACGCCCGTGGGGCCGATGCAGCTGGACGTGGCCTATGGCCTGAAAACGAAGCAGTTCCGGCTGCACATGAGCGTGGGCTTCGTGTTTTGA